In one Fusarium falciforme chromosome 5, complete sequence genomic region, the following are encoded:
- a CDS encoding Coatomer subunit epsilon, with the protein MDPYSAEGELINIHNHFHQGQYQEVIDFDTSSFSPDNALPARVLVLRARLALGQAEDVLADVKGESDPALEALGALAELSLGKVDSAVKTVEKLAASSADNTTVLIVGGTVLQAAGKSDEALALLTQHQGSLDAVALIVQIHLQQNRTDLALKEVSAARRWAQDSLLVNLAESWVGLRVGGEKYQQAFYVFEELAQAPSTSSVRSLVSQAVCELHLGRTEEAQAALDQALEKDANSADAIANLLVLNVISGNDAKELTEKLKTADANHQFLADLEEKSALFDKAATKYSPKVSA; encoded by the exons ATGGATCCCTACTCTGCCGAAGGCGAATTGATCAACATCCACAACCACTTCCACCAGGGCCAGTACCAGGAGGTCATCGACTTCGACACCTCGTCCTTCTCCCCTGACAACGCCCTTCCCGCGcgcgtcctcgtcctccgaGCCAGACTGGCCCTCGGTCAAGCTGAAGATGTCCTCGCCGATGTGAAGGGGGAGTCGGATCCTGCCCTTGAAGCTCTGGGTGCCCTGGCCGAGCTCAGCCTGGGCAAGGTCGACTCTGCCGTCAAGACCGTCGAGAAGCTGGCTGCGTCGTCGGCCGACAACACAACCGTTCTTATTGTTGGAGGAACAGTGCTCCAGGCTGCTGGAAAGTCTGACGAGGCCCTTGCGCTCCTCACGCAACATCAGGGAAGCC TTGACGCCGTCGCTCTGATCGTCCAAATCCACCTCCAACAAAACCGAACCGACCTCGCCCTGAAGGAAGTCTCTGCTGCGCGACGATGGGCTCAGGATAGTCTCCTGGTGAACCTGGCTGAGTCTTGGGTTGGATTGAGAGTG GGCGGGGAAAAGTACCAGCAGGCGTTCTACGTCTTTGAGGAGCTCGCGCAAGCTCCCTCGACCTCATCAGTGCGAAGCCTCGTCTCGCAAGCAGTCTGCGAGCTCCACCTCGGAAGGACAGAAGAGGCCCAGGCCGCCCTGGACCAAGCTCTGGAGAAGGACGCCAACTCGGCtgatgccatcgccaactTGCTTGTCCTGAATGTGATTTCAGGCAACGACGCCAAGGAGCTTACTGA GAAGCTCAAGACCGCCGACGCCAACCACCAGTTCCTGGCCGacctggaggagaagagcgcACTGTTCGACAAGGCCGCCACAAAGTACAGCCCCAAGGTTTCGGCATGA
- a CDS encoding MFS domain-containing protein has product MHGKPDSDNESEVSEHHDPSSQHHETTQDSPRPLNQVTEPDGLLPPSPGSAPEPKANEPIAWSDLPQKHQLFIITLARMSEPLVQSSLQAYMFYQLKWFDPDAPDSTISAQAGVLHASFTAAQFLTAMLWGRVADSPRTGRKTVLLIGLCGTSLSCLGFGFATSFWQALLFRTIGGATNGNVGVMRTMISEIIREKKYQSRAFLLLPMTFNCGVILGPIMGGLLSDPAGSYPGLFGKVDFFLKYPYATPNIISSIFLAIAALTVWLGLEETLDALRDGPQDLGSRLGHRFALLIRKRFSSGGSHEGYTAIPAEDVELAPEGEVTTKRPARRYTQRLPFKRMFTRNVTMTFVASFLLGVHIGTFNSLWFVFLSTPVWNPDTSEHPRHLPFLFTGGLGLPPRSVGLAMATLGFIGINLQLFLYPRISARLGTTKAWRFSLFCFPVAYFLVPYLSVVPSSDSSPPPGPKGGIALWLAICGVLSIQVLGRTFAIPSQTILVNNCSPHPSVLGTIHGIGQSVGSAARTIGPMIGGVIYGFGLNKGMVGLVWWILSCVGICGILASLFVREGDGHEIWLPGDEDETISDADRSHVTARD; this is encoded by the exons ATGCATGGCAAACCCGACAGTGACAATGAATCCGAGGTCTCGGAGCATCATGACCCGAGCTCTCAACACCACGAGACAACTCAAGACTCACCTCGTCCTCTCAACCAAGTAACAGAACCCGATGGCCTCCTTCCCCCGAGCCCAGGCTCAGCTCCAGAGCCAAAGGCCAACGAGCCTATCGCTTGGTCCGACCTCCCTCAGAAACATcagctcttcatcatcactctCGCCCGCATGAGCGAGCCCCTCGTCCAGTCTTCCCTCCAGGCCTACATGTTTTACCAACTCAAGTGGTTCGACCCAGACGCACCGGATTCCACCATCTCGGCGCAGGCTGGTGTTCTTCATGCTAGCTTCACCGCTGCCCAGTTCCTCACGGCTATGCTCTGGGGCCGTGTTGCGGACTCGCCCCGTACGGGACGGAAGACGGTCCTACTCATAGGTCTCTGCGGCACGAGCTTGTCTTGCCTGGGCTTTGGTTTTGCTACGTCGTTCTGGCAGGCTCTCTTATTTCGAACAATTGGGGGTGCCACCAACGGTAATGTTGGAGTTATGAGGACCAT GATCAGCGAGATCATCCGGGAGAAAAAGTACCAGTCAAGGGCCTTTCTCCTACTCCCCATGACCTTCAACTGCGGCGTAATCCTGGGTCCTATTATGGGCGGTCTCCTATCCGACCCGGCGGGTAGCTATCCTGGTCTCTTTGGGAAGGTCGACTTCTTTCTCAAGTATCCATATGCAACGCCAAACATCATTAGCTCAATATTCCTCGCCATTGCTGCGCTGACGGTCTGGCTCGGTCTCGAGGAGACGCTCGACGCGCTCCGGGATGGCCCGCAAGATCTTGGCTCGCGTCTTGGACATAGATTCGCTTTACTGATACGGAAGCGGTTTTCATCAGGTGGCTCGCATGAAGGCTATACCGCTATTCCTGCTGAAGATGTTGAGCTGGCACCCGAGGGCGAGGTCACGACGAAGCGTCCAGCGAGGCGATATACTCAGCGCCTCCCCTTCAAGCGAATGTTCACACGCAACGTCACCATGACCTTTGTCGCCAGCTTCTTGCTCGGAGTGCATATTGGCACATTCAACTCTCTCTGGTTCGTCTTCCTGTCAACCCCGGTCTGGAATCCAGACACCTCGGAGCACCCGCGCCATCTCCCCTTTCTCTTTACCGGCGGACTAGGCCTCCCTCCTCGGTCTGTGGGACTTGCGATGGCGACTCTGGGCTTCATCGGTATAAATCTGCAGTTATTTCTCTACCCGCGGATTTCGGCACGCCTGGGAACGACCAAGGCCTGGCGATTCTCCCTGTTCTGCTTCCCTGTTGCCTACTTCCTCGTCCCGTACCTCTCAGTTGTTCCTAGCAGcgactcttctccccctccaGGCCCCAAGGGAGGAATTGCCCTCTGGCTGGCCATCTGCGGTGTTCTCTCGATTCAAGTACTGGGTCGAACTTTTGCAATTCCAAGCCAGACAATCCTCGTCAACAACTGCTCGCCCCATCCAAGTGTCCTCGGCACTATCCATGGGATAGGCCAGAGCGTGGGCAGTGCGGCAAGGACAATCGGTCCAATGATTGGTGGTGTGATTTACGGCTTCGGCCTTAACAAAGGCATGGTCGGCCTGGTATGGTGGATTCTCAGCTGTGTTGGTATCTGTGGCATCTTGGCCAGCCTGTTCGTCAGGGAAGGGGATGGACATGAGATATGGCTCCCAGGCGACGAAGATGAGACAATATCCGATGCGGATAGAAGTCACGTCACAGCGCGAGACTGA
- a CDS encoding 60S ribosomal protein L44, whose product MVNIPKTRNTYCKGKDCRKHTQHKVTQYKAGKASLFAQGKRRYDRKQSGYGGQTKPVFHKKAKTTKKVVLRLECVKCKTKLQLSLKRCKHFELGGDKKTKGAALVF is encoded by the exons ATG GTCAACATTCCCAAGACCCGCAACACCTActgcaagggcaaggattgCCGCAAGCACACCCAGCACAAGGTCACTCAGTACAAGGCCGGCAAGGCTTCGCTGTTTGCCCAGGGTAAGCGACGTTACGACCGCAAGCAGTCGGGTTATGGTGGTCAGACCAAGCCCGTCTTCcacaagaaggccaagactaCCAAGAAGGTCGTGTTGCGATTGGAGTGCGTCAAGTGCAAGACCAAGCTCCAGCTGTCGCTGAAGCGATGCAAGCACTTCGAGCTCGG TGGTGACAAGAAGACGAAGGGTGCGGCTCTGGTGTTCTAA